Proteins encoded in a region of the Anopheles aquasalis chromosome 2, idAnoAquaMG_Q_19, whole genome shotgun sequence genome:
- the LOC126569171 gene encoding lopap-like has product MQVPSRDSQWTVIGALVCLVAIGSLVSAQIPGFGTCPDYSPILRFNRSRFLGTWYEIERYFTVTEVATKCVSVTYEQRADGKIYVRNAYTNRFNGVERIISGVMDKGGKAKDGRYQIEYSSFPYNYNASVMVLDTDYDSFAVLYSCSSFGPVGHAVSAWLMARERLPAGPVLQRAYGVLDKYKISRTFFIRTAQEDCVTRPPPEPAIDPTESSIDVARNEDELNQLRNDIFAAAPPPPIAPLDPVLEDKN; this is encoded by the exons ATGCAGGTCCCAAGCAGGGATAGCCAGTGGACAGTGATCGGTGCGCTGGTTTGTCTCGTGGCCATCGGTAGCCTGGTGAGTGCTCAGATCCCCGGGTTCGGTACCTGTCCAGACTATTCGCCGATATTGCGCTTCAACCGATCGCGCTTCCTTGGCACGTGGTACGAGATCGAGCGCTACTTTACGGTAACCGAAGTGGCCACAAAGTGTGTCTCGGTAACGTACGAACAGCGGGCCGATGGTAAAATCTACGTCCGGAATGCGTACACCAATCGATT CAATGGTGTCGAGCGCATCATCTCGGGAGTGATGGACAAGGGAGGCAAGGCGAAGGATGGACGGTACCAGATCGAGTACTCTTCGTTCCCGTACAACTACAACGCTTCAGTGATGGTGCTGGACACGGATTACGATTCGTTCGCTGTGCTGTACTCGTGCAGTTCCTTCGGTCCCGTGGGCCATGCTG TGTCAGCGTGGTTGATGGCCCGTGAACGACTTCCGGCTGGCCCGGTGCTGCAGCGTGCCTACGGTGTGCTGGATAAGTACAAAATCTCTCGCACGTTTTTCATACGCACCGCCCAGGAGGACTGCGTgactcggccaccaccagaaccggCCATCGATCCGACGGAATCGAGCATCGATGTGGCACGAAATGAAGATGAGCTGAATCAGCTGCGAAATGATATctttgctgcagcaccaccaccaccaattgcTCCCTTGGATCCTGTTCTAGAGGATAAGAACTGA
- the LOC126570016 gene encoding apolipoprotein D-like: protein MVIMGVRLRTMIDSCLLPLVTIGLLAAIAPATAQVPGFGQCPKVPVVEGFDTFAYLGRWYEQEKYPFFFELGGRCITADYTLNPDGTIGVLNRQKNSLTGNENTISGSARIVDSAKLAVKFPSAPFNVEAPYWVIGTDYKSYAVVYACSDLRGLISAKVAWILTRKRHPDIETMKKAYAVLDSAKISRAYLTRTDQKNCEEVKKVSKGVFKSTTIRG, encoded by the exons ATGGTTATTATGGG CGTACGACTGAGGACAATGATCGACTCGtgtctgctgccgctggtgacGATTGGTTTGCTGGCAGCCATTGCACCGGCGACCGCACAGGTGCCCGGGTTTGGCCAGTGCCCAAAggtaccggtggtggaagGTTTCGACACATTCGCGTATCTGGGCCGCTGGTACGAGCAGGAAAAGTATCCATTCTTCTTCGAGCTCGGTGGACGCTGCATTACGGCCGATTACACGCTGAACCCGGACGGTACGATTGGCGTCCTGAATCGGCAGAAAAATTCATT AACTGGCAATGAAAACACCATCAGCGGATCGGCACGCATCGTGGATTCGGCCAAGCTAGCTGTTAAATTTCCCAGTGCACCAT tCAATGTTGAGGCACCCTATTGGGTTATCGGAACAGATTACAAGAGCTACGCCGTGGTGTACGCGTGCTCGGATCTCCGAGGACTCATCAGTGCCA AGGTAGCGTGGATTCTGACGCGCAAACGACACCCGGACATCGAGACGATGAAGAAGGCGTACGCCGTGTTGGACAGCGCCAAGATCTCCCGGGCGTACCTGACCCGCACGGACCAGAAAAATTGCGAGGAGGTGAAGAAAGTCTCCAAAGGTGTTTTCAAAAGTACAACCATCCGGGGTTGA
- the LOC126570015 gene encoding uncharacterized protein LOC126570015 — MDAAEYRALHERQMENNNGTTALNVFMHVAPPVFSVFHTVQLLAVAGVSHIPLRFLLEYLLIVLPFVLLVTVLHPLALNITVTLTVLSAISAVHQMRHRLHLTPFVQVPGRSPQFLTCVRALVNLVTAVCILAVDFHCFPRELAKTETFGYGLMDIGVGLYVFSNGIVYRVRPADEKRLTTERIRSVLTGATPLLMLGFARFFVTNEIDYQRHVSEYGVHWNFFVTLAFVKVVGTLVMDLVRDPERVKFVAITLLCCHEMMLHLGVSRYVLSVDTQRDGFFSANREGIVSLPGYLALFLASVYIGWIVRPSEEIVLAKKFLRRALKLIIVSGVCWKMLYVCEDMFGISRRLANMGYCFWILAIGGTVTALCMLFELFVYFVRFEEPKSPDQIIKSDDFSIPYVPLILQSINANGLFFFLIANLLTGLVNMLFQTFLLGTAGGLVIIAYYMFMVCVTVAFLYVNNVKLKIW, encoded by the coding sequence atggaTGCAGCGGAGTATCGGGCGCTGCACGAGCGGCagatggaaaacaacaacggaacTACGGCGCTGAATGTGTTCATGCATGTGGCCCCACCGGTTTTCAGTGTTTTCCACACCGTCCAACTGTTGGCCGTGGCTGGCGTTTCGCACATTCCGCTGCGGTTCCTCCTGGAGTATCTGCTCATCGTCCTGCCgtttgtgttgctggtgaCCGTCCTGCACCCACTGGCGCTCAACATCACGGTCACGCTGACCGTTCTCTCGGCCATCTCCGCCGTCCACCAGATGCGCCACCGGTTGCACCTGACACCGTTCGTGCAGGTTCCCGGACGTTCACCGCAGTTCCTTACGTGCGTCCGCGCACTCGTCAATCTGGTCACGGCCGTATGCATTCTGGCCGTCGATTTTCACTGTTTCCCTCGAGAGCTGGCCAAGACGGAAACCTTCGGGTATGGACTTATGGACATTGGCGTAGGGCTTTACGTGTTCAGCAACGGAATCGTATACCGCGTGCGACCGGCAGACGAAAAACGACTAACGACGGAAAGGATACGCAGCGTATTGACCGGAGCAACTCCTCTTCTGATGCTCGGATTTGCCCGGTTCTTCGTCACGAATGAGATCGACTATCAACGGCACGTGTCGGAGTATGGCGTGCACTGGAACTTCTTCGTCACACTCGCTTTCGTCAAGGTGGTCGGTACACTCGTGATGGATTTGGTGCGTGATCCGGAGCGCGTTAAATTCGTCGCCATCACGCTGCTCTGTTGCCACGAGATGATGCTCCATCTGGGCGTGTCACGTTACGTGCTAAGCGTGGACACACAGCGGGACGGATTCTTCAGTGCAAACCGTGAAGGAATCGTCTCGTTACCGGGCTACCTGGCCCTCTTTCTGGCCTCTGTCTACATCGGTTGGATCGTTCGACCCTCGGAGGAGATTGTGCTGGCGAAGAAGTTCCTGCGGCGCGCCCTAAAGCTCATCATCGTTTCGGGCGTTTGCTGGAAGATGCTGTACGTTTGCGAGGACATGTTCGGAATTTCCAGACGGTTGGCCAACATGGGCTACTGCTTCTGGATACTGGCGATCGGTGGAACCGTGACAGCACTCTGTATGCTGTTCGAACTGTTCGTCTACTTCGTACGCTTCGAAGAACCCAAATCGCCGGATCAGATCATCAAATCGGACGATTTCTCCATTCCATACGTGCCACTCATTCTACAGTCCATCAACGCGAATGgattgttcttctttctgATCGCCAATCTGCTCACGGGGCTGGTGAATATGCTGTTCCAAACGTTTCTACTCGGGACGGCCGGTGGTCTCGTCATTATCGCGTACTACATGTTCATGGTATGCGTGACGGTTGCGTTTTTGTACGTTAATAATGTTAAGCTTAAGATTTGGTAA
- the LOC126570014 gene encoding EGF domain-specific O-linked N-acetylglucosamine transferase, which yields MSGAFLAVTIVLLWVPQQGVCGSYVDLPKAHLPMYFRRFPALEKQCAEDEQCPYRSVIASESYQRHKNACWGYEDGCTEKERYVNHTCPGSHIGYVKSKQAQLDTFYSQADFGFIRDQIRETHIMCEPQFPHDSSLECSKYLRFCRGRNLMINFTDLAQRTEPLRYKMDVLSQGQIGGHCRLHEGRLQDELQHISPLQSWGPELRFFERLEQPPIQTGLCDVVIEKPAFIMKIDATINMYHHFCDFLNLYGSLHANLSHPDGFTTDTQVLIWESFRYISPFADTFKVFTRHPIADLKTYAGKVVCFRNVVLPLLPRMIFGLYYNTPIIHGCENSGLFHAFSEHVLHRMRIRLLKRPDRRLRITFLSRQTRYRRVLNENELVASISDNPDYSVQLVSYGHEMIFIEQLKITRNTDIFIGMHGAGLTHLLFLPKWATLFELYHCEDPNCYRDLARLRGVHYLTWERDNLVYPEGEGRHPERNERHAKFTNYAFEASEFQRLVAKAAEHVRRHTEYRRFVAKNTPEQTIKDEL from the exons ATGTCGGGTGCATTTTTGGCTGTAACGATCGTGCTGTTGTGGGTGCCACAGCAGGGTGTTTGCGGATCGTACGTTGATCTGCCGAAAGCGCATCTTCCCATGTACTTCCGGCGTTTTCCTGCCCTCGAAAAACAGTGCGCAGAAGACGAACAGTGCCCATATCGATCAGTGATCGCCAGCGAAAGTTACCAACGGCATAAGAACGCTTGCTGGGGGTACGAAGATGGGTGCACGGAGAAGGAACGGTACGTTAACCATACCTGCCCCGGGAGCCACATTGGTTACGTGAAAAGCAAACAGGCCCAGCTGGACACGTTCTACAGTCAAGCAGATTTCG GATTCATTCGCGATCAGATCCGTGAGACGCACATCATGTGTGAGCCCCAGTTCCCGCACGATTCGTCGCTGGAGTGCTCCAAGTATCTGCGCTTCTGCCGAGGTCGTAATCTGATGATCAACTTTACGGATTTGGCCCAACGCACCGAACCGTTACGGTACAAGATGGATGTGCTCAGCCAGGGTCAGATCGGTGGTCATTGTAGGCTGCACGAGGGTCGGCTGCAAGATGAGCTGCAGCACATAAGCCCACTGCAGTCGTGGGGTCCCGAGTTGCGGTTTTTCGAACGGCTTGAGCAACCACCGATCCAGACCGGACTGTGCGATGTTGTGATTGAAAAGCCTGCGTTCATTATGAAAATCGATGCAACCATCAATATGTATCACCATTTCTGTGACTTTCTGAATCTGTACGGTTCGCTGCACGCCAATCTATCGCACCCAGATGGCTTTACGACCGATACGCAGGTGCTGATCTGGGAATCGTTTCGTTATATATCGCCGTTTGCGGACACGTTTAAGGTGTTCACACGTCACCCGATCGCCGATCTCAAGACTTATGCCGGGAAGGTGGTGTGCTTCCGCAACGTGGTGTTACCGTTGTTGCCGCGCATGATCTTCGGACTCTACTACAACACACCAATT ATCCATGGCTGTGAAAACAGTGGCCTGTTTCATGCATTCTCCGAACATGTGCTACACCGGATGAGGATACGACTGTTGAAGCGACCGGATCGTCGCTTACGTATAACGTTCCTGTCTCGCCAGACTCGCTACCGGCGTGTATTGAACGAAAACGAGCTAGTGGCCAGCATTTCTGACAATCCGGACTATTCCGTCCAACTAGTGAGCTATGGGCATGAGATGATCTTCATTGAGCAGCTAAAGATAACGCGAAACACCGACATCTTCATCGGAATGCATGGTGCCGGGTTGACGCACCTCCTGTTCCTTCCCAAGTGGGCTACACTGTTCGAGCTGTACCACTGTGAAGATCCCAACTGTTACCGGGATCTAGCACGGTTACGGGGCGTGCATTATCTCACCTGGGAGCGTGACAATCTGGTGTATCCCGAGGGTGAAGGACGTCATCCGGAGCGTAACGAGCGGCACGCAAAGTTCACCAACTATGCGTTTGAGGCTAGCGAGTTTCAACGGTTGGTTGCAAAAGCAGCGGAACACGTGCGACGGCACACGGAATATCGTCGCTTTGTAGCTAAAAATACTCCGGAACAAACGATTAAGGATGAGCTTTAA